Proteins encoded in a region of the Candidozyma auris chromosome 7, complete sequence genome:
- a CDS encoding metalloendopeptidase, whose protein sequence is MRFQQRAFFHRNYATYKSFDNKSKSSFSIHDILYNRRFQYFMGGCIGFYLYNLDEAPFTHRYRFLWVPYWMEKKIGDYSYSSIISQYRGQIVPSSDPSYRQIRSIMNRLLASAIDNTSDPKQAAHLKSLQWSINIIQVRDARKEPPNAFILPNGKIFIFSSIFPICKNEDGLATVLSHELSHQLAHHSSEQLSKQPFYIALSTMLYAATGISWFNDLLIAGLLQMPSSREMESEADRIGCELMARSCFNVREAVNFWNRMESWEKSSAAMPRGGMLQEFLSTHPNTAKRVHDIQQWMPELEHLKETSNCYQWGRFDDFQRNYYGERRSF, encoded by the coding sequence ATGCGGTTCCAGCAAAGAGCCTTCTTTCATCGCAACTACGCAACATACAAAAGCTTTGACAACAAGTCAAAGTCACTGTTCTCCATTCACGATATCTTATATAACCGCCGCTTCCAGTATTTTATGGGTGGCTGCATCGGCTTCTATCTATACAACTTGGATGAGGCTCCGTTCACTCATCGGTATCGATTTCTCTGGGTGCCCTACtggatggagaagaagattggtgACTACTCATATTCACTGATCATCTCACAATACCGAGGCCAGATCGTGCCTTCGTCAGACCCGCTGTATAGGCAAATCAGAAGCATCATGAATAGACTTCTTGCAAGCGCCATTGACAACACTTCAGACCCCAAGCAGGCTGCGCATCTAAAGAGCTTGCAATGGtccatcaacatcatccAGGTGAGAGATGCTCGGAAGGAGCCTCCCAACGCCTTCATTTTGCCCAATGGCAagatcttcattttttcaTCGATTTTCCCCATTTGCAAGAACGAGGACGGTCTAGCTACCGTGCTCTCTCATGAGCTTTCTCACCAATTGGCCCACCATTCTTCCGAACAACTCAGTAAGCAGCCATTCTACATTGCGCTCTCGACCATGCTCTACGCAGCAACGGGGATTTCCTGGTTCAACGATTTGCTAATTGCAGGCTTGCTTCAaatgccttcttctcgagaaATGGAGTCCGAAGCTGACCgcattggctgcgaactAATGGCTCGTTCGTGTTTCAATGTACGTGAGGCGGTCAATTTCTGGAATAGAATGGAGTCATGGGAAAAACTGTCGGCTGCAATGCCCAGAGGTGGTATGCTCCAGGAGTTTTTGTCGACACATCCCAACACAGCTAAAAGAGTGCACGACATTCAACAGTGGATGCCTGAACTTGAGCATCTCAAAGAGACGTCCAACTGCTACCAGTGGGGCCGATTCGACGACTTCCAGCGTAACTACTATGGCGAGAGGCGCTCATTCTAG
- a CDS encoding monocarboxylate/H+ symporter — protein sequence MTSITSSMHSAYVREHNKHVIQPPKFTSRAIKKYVGTRISSLFPSKEEFCSYSKRELFNPFYPLKQMSWRNWNYFLMGFAGWTWDSFDFFAVSLNVHDIAETFDKSVTDVTWGITLVLMLRSVGAVIFGFWGDRYGRKWPYIINLGLLVVLQIGTGFVQTYQQFLGVRALFGIAMGGVFGFSLATSLDDVPVDCRGVLSGIFQEGYAFGYLLTVIFNRAIVPNNPHGWRAIFWFAAGPPVLFCIWRALYPETDAYIRQQEITKKEQENQPVTKKFFSISSSAKEALRRYWLIMIYCVFMMVGFNFMSHGSQDLYPTLLKVQLQFGEDRSTVTNCVANLGAIFGGFICGHLSTFIGRRLTIICAVILGAAMIYPWAYLRSGAINAGAFFLQAGVQGAWGVVPIHLSELSPPAYRALVVGLSYQLGNLASSASSTIESKLGERFQ from the coding sequence ATGACCTCGATCACATCGTCGATGCACTCGGCGTACGTGAGAGAACACAACAAGCACGTTATCCAGCCGCCCAAGTTCACCTCGAGAGCGATCAAAAAGTATGTGGGCACGAGAATCTCGTCGCTTTTTCCCTCGAAAGAGGAATTCTGCTCATACTCCAAGAGAGAGCTCTTCAACCCCTTCTATCCGCTCAAGCAGATGTCGTGGCGCAACTGGAACTACTTCCTCATGGGGTTCGCAGGCTGGACCTGGGACTcgtttgatttctttgctGTGTCGTTGAACGTCCACGATATTGCCGAGACGTTCGATAAGTCGGTCACAGACGTGACCTGGGGCATCACGCTTGTTCTTATGTTGCGTTCGGTGGGCGCCGTGATTTTTGGGTTCTGGGGTGACAGATACGGCCGTAAATGGCCctacatcatcaacttgggGCTCTTGGTGGTGTTGCAGATCGGCACGGGCTTTGTGCAAACGTACCAGCAGTTTTTGGGTGTCAGGGCGCTTTTCGGTATAGCCATGGGCGGTGTTTTTGGGTTTTCGCTTGCTACTTCCTTGGACGATGTTCCTGTTGATTGCAGAGGTGTTTTGTCGGGTATTTTCCAGGAGGGTTATGCTTTTGGCTACCTCTTGACCGTTATATTTAACAGAGCCATTGTTCCAAATAATCCTCATGGCTGGAGAGCCATTTTCTGGTTTGCTGCTGGTCCGCCCGTGCTCTTTTGTATCTGGAGAGCACTCTACCCTGAAACCGACGCTTACATTCGCCAGCAAGAAATCACGAAAAAGGAACAGGAAAACCAGCCGGTGACCAAGAagttcttttcaatttcatcttccGCCAAGGAAGCTCTCAGACGCTACTGGCTCATCATGATCTACTGTGTGTTCATGATGGTCGGTTTCAACTTCATGTCCCACGGCTCTCAGGACTTATACCCAacgttgttgaaggtgcaGTTGCAATTTGGCGAGGACAGGTCAACCGTGACCAACTGCGTGGCCAACTTGGGTGCTATCTTTGGCGGTTTCATTTGCGGCCATCTCTCGACATTCATCGGAAGACGCTTGACGATCATTTGTGCTGTGATTTTGGGTGCCGCCATGATCTATCCATGGGCATATTTACGTTCTGGGGCAATCAACGCTGGtgcattcttcttgcaagCTGGTGTTCAGGGTGCTTGGGGTGTGGTGCCCATCCACTTGTCTGAATTGTCTCCTCCAGCCTACAGAGCTTTGGTTGTTGGTCTCTCTTACCAATTGGGTAACTTGgcttcctctgcttcttccactATCGAGAGTAAGTTGGGTGAGAGGTTCCAGTGA
- a CDS encoding calnexin: protein MSLKVLAFLVALLVPISAEQFAPFDQARLSNESFLEQFQYASLKESGWIPSESYKSGQADYTGKWKLANNSKYAAFENEKGLLMMKEAAYYAISKKLPKTYVRGDKDDLVVQFEVKFQEGVSCTGGYIKLLSEGTVEDEFSDRTPFEVMFGPDICGSESKVHFIIKKRDAETGEIVEHRIKKPPMARNHVLTNLYTLVFRSDGSTEIRLNGEVIKAGNPLKTAKFMDPPLTEPEFIEDKDAKKPEDWDDRFFIDDPNAVKPDDWDEVYGRPWIPDPSIEKAEGWNDDETIPSEIPNPKASKPNEWIDELDGEWEVPMIPNPECLHGCGKWDPPQIPNPKYKGIWVPPQIENPNYSGVWRVPKIKNPRYGQDDNTHLIGPVDALGFELWSMTQGVLFTNIYLGKSISEAERIGNETFVPKTELEWKNYHATKPKPKHDAKPPPPTFEDYLEDDTESIFDEGMELIRQFYKGLYDDALDYWHSFQNDPALAISENPVYFIIFCVIGLVGFVVCFAAINVVLFLLLRAKGEPTRKAQPVSNEQSELRSESDLSRNNGVSAKGTLATDNLDDSEPNATATGTGLLERGELRKREGKKGE from the coding sequence ATGAGTTTGAAGGTACTAGCGTTTTTAGTTGCGCTCTTAGTACCAATTTCAGCGGAGCAATTCGCTCCTTTCGATCAAGCCCGACTCAGCAACGAGTCTTTTTTAGAACAGTTCCAGTAcgcttctttgaaagagtcCGGCTGGATTCCTTCAGAGAGCTATAAGTCGGGCCAAGCTGATTACACAGGCAAGTGGAAACTTGCAAACAACTCAAAGTACGCAGCGTTTGAGAATGAAAAGGGTTTACTCATGATGAAAGAGGCTGCATATTATGCCATTTCTAAAAAGCTTCCCAAAACATATGTCAGAGGAGACAAAGACGATTTGGTTGTCCAATTCGAAGTCAAATTCCAAGAAGGTGTGTCTTGCACCGGAGGGTACATCAAGCTTCTAAGTGAAGGCACTGTCGAGGACGAGTTCAGCGATAGAACTCCGTTCGAGGTGATGTTTGGACCTGATATCTGTGGGTCCGAGAGTAAAGTACACTTCATCATTAAAAAGCGTGATGCAGAGACAGGAGAGATTGTAGAACACAGGATCAAGAAGCCTCCTATGGCCAGAAACCATGTGCTCACCAACTTATACACGTTAGTTTTTAGAAGCGATGGAAGCACAGAGATCAGGCTCAATGGTGAGGTTATCAAGGCGGGAAACCCTTTAAAGACAGCCAAGTTCATGGACCCACCCTTGACGGAACCTGAGTTCATCGAGGACAAGGATGCTAAGAAGCCAGAGGATTGGGATGACAGATTCTTCATCGACGACCCCAATGCAGTCAAGCCAGATGATTGGGACGAAGTTTACGGTCGCCCCTGGATTCCAGATCCTAGTATTGAAAAGGCTGAAGGTTGGAATGACGATGAGACGATCCCCAGCGAGATCCCAAACCCTAAGGCATCCAAGCCTAATGAATGGATAGATGAATTAGACGGGGAATGGGAAGTACCCATGATCCCAAATCCTGAGTGTTTGCATGGATGCGGCAAGTGGGATCCCCCGCAAATTCCCAACCCTAAGTATAAGGGCATTTGGGTGCCTCCGCAAATAGAAAATCCTAACTACCTGGGGGTTTGGCGGGTGCCGAAGATCAAAAACCCTCGGTACGGCCAGGACGACAATACCCATCTAATTGGCCCCGTGGACGCATTGGGCTTCGAGCTCTGGTCAATGACACAAGGGGTGCTTTTCACTAACATTTATTTGGGCAAATCCATTAGCGAGGCTGAAAGGATAGGCAATGAAACCTTTGTGCCGAAGACAGAGTTAGAATGGAAAAACTACCATGCAACAAAGCCCAAGCCTAAGCACGATGCCAAGCCACCACCACCCACGTTTGAGGATTACCTTGAAGACGACACAGAAAGTATCTTTGACGAAGGCATGGAGCTTATACGCCAGTTCTACAAGGGACTCTACGACGACGCGCTAGACTACTGGCACTCATTCCAGAATGACCCAGCGTTGGCGATCTCCGAGAACCCGGTCTACTTTATCATATTCTGTGTAATCGGGTTGGTTGGTTTCGTGGTGTgctttgcagccatcaacGTGGTTTTGTTCCTACTCCTTCGCGCCAAAGGCGAACCCACGAGGAAGGCTCAGCCGGTAAGCAACGAACAAAGCGAATTGCGAAGCGAAAGCGATTTGCTGAGGAATAATGGCGTCAGCGCAAAAGGCACCCTTGCAACAGACAACCTTGATGATCTGGAACCCAATGCCACAGCTACCGGTACTGGTTTGTTGGAGAGGGgtgaattgagaaagagagaaggtAAAAAAGGCGAATAA
- the GOA1 gene encoding Goa1p, translated as MLPTAFRIGARSSIQTHYPLRSLVRCRFYSGPPLKSYHGLKSPLSLIWARSPSQLKVFTGVLATGLAIANLHPSTIVTLGPPLGVLSWYSRKWYEKEEYTRSVNEILPSSSEDFERPDQRISLARYDETDVDTAIKGFDDEFSYFKKQILEIVEQRIVDYIAVTAAEAKHISEVLRPLVDENKQVVVHLGQDLETFVTTRAEVSAVSDDTIVNFTKLSVPYYDSKNAHTRKRLGTVEVSLLEIPSENQSFQDYRISVRLVQNKIIGGATERIGALPGHNVQKSSFCK; from the coding sequence ATGTTACCAACAGCATTCAGGATTGGCGCCAGAAGCTCAATCCAGACACATTATCCACTCCGAAGCCTCGTTCGATGTCGTTTTTATTCAGGGCCTCCACTTAAGTCGTATCATGGATTAAAGAGTCCTCTCTCGTTGATATGGGCTCGCTCACCTTCACAGTTAAAGGTCTTCACCGGTGTCTTGGCCACTGGGTTGGCTATAGCAAATCTACATCCTAGTACGATCGTCACTCTAGGTCCTCCCTTGGGTGTGCTATCGTGGTATTCAAGAAAGTGGTATGAGAAAGAGGAATATACTAGACTGGTGAATGAGATTCTACCCTCGTCTCTGGAGGATTTCGAGAGACCTGACCAGAGGATCAGCTTGGCTCGCTACGATGAAACCGACGTTGATACCGCCATAAAaggttttgatgatgagtttctGTATTTCAAGAAACAGATCCTAGAGATAGTCGAGCAAAGAATAGTTGACTATATAGCTGTTACCGCTGCGGAGGCTAAACACATCTCTGAAGTACTTCGACCACTCGTGGACGAAAATAAACAGGTTGTTGTGCATCTAGGCCAGGACTTGGAGACGTTTGTCACGACGAGGGCTGAAGTTCTGGCCGTCTCTGATGACACGATCGTGAATTTCACCAAGCTTTCCGTGCCATACTACGACTCCAAAAACGCTCACACCAGAAAACGCTTGGGCACAGTCGAGGTCAGCTTACTTGAGATCCCTTCAGAAAATCAAAGCTTTCAGGATTATAGAATAAGTGTGAGACTTGTCCAAAACAAAATTATCGGAGGTGCCACCGAGCGAATAGGAGCTCTTCCTGGGCACAATGTTCAAAAAAGTCTGTTTTGTAAATAG
- a CDS encoding transport protein particle complex II subunit TRS130 — MFFSTLPVSRDVNTLPDQIEVLSSPSTKPRDQPFHMQLEELGLQNPISVGYYDPFSIYASVKNDLEAKFPLTNLHWKYHPLKPVKSIPVLPVKMVEEVPHRASKANQEDVHENIYLRLIFVKADNLEIYRAQVRPLIQAWLTDLVEAKKVSWAIVLFTPTSQKDKSSSLIKKSIHDKLVVDFGKNGKHQTITTQSDLEEVPLEDDELVFRIKESYSSDTEKLETYNNMATEFKNLILRTFDRRYNSYNEELDNLSETKNKNSEALIRQLYFKLKLMDIVSDMRFLDESLKLYESINEDLKLALQAAGHAFKKSDHATFESMRMQRFNTEKATLSRDLLAQFNAYISQGVPVNLQLTKFNLFLGASLLLQSLANSAPELSLSSKYISHLFQRVINFINEILESQQDSFETLEWLFSLTDHYLKLQLTKKLVERGSSEESNAINPLTGILEYMGELRLLQRFIAGRIASLKGLDPPDVGYLFEEVSLDDGNSASNSKSREVKLHNEPLRKALESQQSYDSFYEELTVAVIQDFANCGRGKTVDLLSVELAVLHYKKQDFKQAYEILLNSYEYFIENGWSFMGGLLLEIYINCLEKLDSGDHLHILDTNMKLLSTFKEEASKVSDINKYNIVKGADRRMKLLNHVYEIAPKVTELVTYPLETLFNSSLSPFIESVKNQSGVYKMDLEITNNLAIDLDLEVLALELEELSTFTPYRITFTGKDIKLSSSPKQVVSLYTSDFKQTHFKPSKLTYKPRSNLEFIQLFQDPTTDQIDGNGTVVHNKSLTNVVPEEANTANSLGISIPVPADQTDNTIYMYGDSRFLCASFRVSEKIELNASEIEIVINSGNEPVKDVRVQVQALDSGVALTEESNSFLLSLIGAHETHIQRVPYKYFGDSKVLSFAASITYSIGKEQRKHFLQDAVDTSLRISISVQDVFRADSIYSKFQIGCAHTKMPIRVTDVDFRCNENKYVVATSSCDVKDSNPHVVFGEQPAFMFYRITPHSGKVASSDTLDLTIKYSSLQKECEALIIGLHEDYFQSFELQQYSSLFIELVGLLQFELNEYALSNVIQIKNVDFFKSRFRDSIDRNVRSEKDKAELICCVDGIVKECIQVEEPKFVNQELYIPVAVPVLDILHAVEFSYTKQTQFLVGEPIEMKLTISSTFKWSEMKDCDEEVLASSSPAGKRVEAKSQKYQFVIHHEDNWLLSGLKKHAFTVQKPNSNAEFALTLIPLNVGKLPLPRVTIKPLEEGIIHRVPSTDTVHENGLETVLVVPELQSITFSF; from the coding sequence ATgttcttctccaccttACCAGTATCACGTGACGTAAACACTCTTCCTGACCAGATCGAGGTTTTGTCgtcaccttcaacaaaaccaaGGGATCAACCATTCCATATGCAGCTTGAGGAATTGGGGCTCCAGAACCCAATATCTGTCGGCTACTATGACCCTTTTAGCATATATGCTCTGGTGAAAAATGATCTAGAGGCAAAGTTTCCCTTGACCAACCTCCACTGGAAATACCACCCACTCAAGCCAGTGAAGCTGATTCCCGTGCTTCCTGTGAAAATGGTTGAGGAAGTTCCCCACAGAGCGAGCAAAGctaatcaagaagatgttcaCGAAAATATTTATTTGCGGCTAATTTTCGTGAAGGCTGATAATCTTGAAATTTACAGAGCTCAAGTGAGACCATTGATTCAAGCATGGCTCACTGACTTGGTGGAAGCTAAAAAAGTGAGTTGGGCAATTGTGCTCTTCACGCCCACCTCTCAAAAGGATAAGTCGCTGTCATTGATCAAAAAGTCAATTCACGATAAGTTGGTGGTTGACTTTGGGAAGAACGGGAAACACCAGACAATCACCACGCAGAGCGACTTGGAGGAAGTTCCGCtagaagatgatgagcttgTTTTTCGAATCAAGGAGCTGTACAGCAGTGATACTGAGAAGCTAGAGACGTACAATAACATGGCCACTGAGTTTAAAAACCTTATATTGAGGACGTTTGATAGGCGATACAACTCTTATaatgaagagcttgacaaTTTGAGTGAGACGAAAAATAAAAATTCGGAAGCCTTGATTCGACAATTGTacttcaagctcaaacTAATGGACATCGTGAGTGATATGAGATTTCTAGACGagtcgttgaagttgtATGAATCGATCAACGAGgacttgaagttggcgCTCCAAGCTGCGGGCCATGCATTCAAAAAAAGCGACCATGCTACGTTCGAATCAATGAGAATGCAACGCTTCAACACAGAGAAAGCAACGTTATCGCGTGATCTACTTGCTCAATTCAACGCGTATATATCGCAAGGCGTTCCCGTTAATTTACAACTCACTAAATTCAACCTATTTCTTGGGGCGTCTCTCTTGCTACAATCCTTGGCCAATTCTGCACCGGAGTTATCATTATCATCGAAATACATTCTGcatcttttccaaagagtCATCAATTTTATCAACGAGATTCTTGAATCTCAACAGGATAGCTTTGAGACACTCGAATGGCTCTTCTCTTTAACGGATCATTACTTGAAATTGCAACTCACTAAGAAGCTCGTGGAGCGGGGCTCAAGTGAGGAATCAAACGCCATTAATCCTTTAACTGGGATTCTTGAATACATGGGCGAACTCAGGCTCTTGCAAAGATTCATCGCTGGGCGAATCGCTTCTCTCAAGGGCCTCGATCCCCCGGATGTAGGATACttgtttgaagaagtcagcCTTGATGATGGTAACTCTGCTTCCAACTCAAAATCTCGTGAAGTAAAATTACACAACGAACCCTTAAgaaaagctcttgaaaGCCAACAAAGTTACGATTCGTTTTACGAGGAGTTGACAGTGGCAGTCATTCAAGATTTTGCCAATTGCGGGAGGGGTAAAAcagttgatcttctcaGTGTCGAATTGGCTGTCTTGCATTATAAGAAGCAAGACTTCAAACAAGCCTACGAGATATTGCTCAACTCATATGAATACTTCATTGAGAACGGATGGAGTTTCATGGGAGGCTTGCTTCTCGAGATTTACATAAATTGCCTAGAGAAGTTGGATTCTGGTGACCATTTGCATATTCTCGATACTAATATGAAGTTACTATCAACgttcaaagaagaggcatCGAAGGTGTCTGACATTAACAAGTACAACATCGTCAAAGGTGCAGACCGAAGAATGAAGCTTCTAAACCATGTATACGAGATTGCGCCGAAAGTTACAGAGCTTGTTACCTACCCCCTTGAAACACTTTTTAACTCGAGCCTTTCTCCCTTCATTGAGTCAGTGAAGAACCAGAGCGGTGTCTACAAAATGGACCTTGAGATTACCAATAACCTAGCCATAGATTTGGACTTGGAAGTACTAGCcttggagttggaggagCTCTCAACGTTCACTCCCTATCGTATCACTTTCACGGGCAAAGATATCAAACTTCTGTCTTCGCCAAAGCAAGTTGTATCACTTTATACAAGTGATTTCAAGCAGACTCACTTCAAGCCCTCAAAATTGACATACAAACCTCGAAGCAACCTCGAATTCATTCAATTGTTCCAAGATCCCACGACGGATCAAATTGATGGCAATGGAACAGTTGTTCATAATAAAAGCTTGACCAATGTTGTTCCGGAAGAGGCGAATACTGCCAACTCTTTGGGCATATCCATACCAGTTCCGGCTGATCAGACTGATAATACAATTTACATGTATGGTGACTCAAGATTTCTTTGTGCCAGCTTTCGAGTTTCCGAGAAAATTGAGCTTAATGCTTCGGAAATTGAAATAGTCATCAATCTGGGTAATGAACCAGTCAAAGATGTCAGAGTCCAAGTTCAAGCACTCGATTCTGGAGTCGCCTTGACGGAAGAGTCTAATAGCTTTTTACTTTCTTTAATAGGTGCTCATGAAACACATATCCAAAGAGTGCCTTACAAATATTTTGGGGACAGCAAAGTACTAAGTTTTGCGGCCTCTATCACATATAGCATTGGCAAAGAACAACGAAAGCATTTCTTGCAAGATGCCGTGGACACCAGTCTAAGAATTCTGATCTCAGTCCAGGATGTATTCCGTGCTGATTCCATCTACTCGAAGTTTCAGATTGGGTGTGCTCACACAAAGATGCCTATTCGAGTCACCGATGTTGACTTCAGATGTAATGAGAACAAGTACGTCGTTGCCACTCTGTCGTGCGATGTAAAGGACAGTAACCCCCATGTGGTGTTTGGAGAGCAGCCAGCGTTTATGTTCTATCGGATAACGCCCCATCTGGGTAAAGTTGCATCTTCCGATACTCTCGACCTAACCATCAAGTACTCCAGTctacaaaaagaatgcGAAGCCCTCATTATCGGGCTACATGAAGATTACTTCCAGAGttttgaacttcaacaatatTCGAGCTTGTTCATAGAGTTGGTTGGGTTGTTGCAATTTGAACTTAATGAATACGCATTGAGCAATGTGATTCAAATTAAGAACGttgactttttcaagtctCGCTTCAGAGATTCCATTGACCGTAATGTGAGATCGGAGAAGGACAAAGCCGAATTGATCTGCTGCGTTGATGGTATTGTCAAGGAATGTATCCAAGTGGAGGAACCGAAGTTCGTAAATCAGGAGCTCTATATACCCGTTGCTGTGCCAGTCTTAGACATTCTTCATGCTGTTGAGTTCTCATACACGAAGCAAACACAGTTCCTTGTTGGAGAGCCCATCGAAATGAAGCTCACTATATCATCGACATTCAAGTGGAGCGAAATGAAGGACTGTGACGAAGAGGTGCTTGCATCATCGTCGCCGGCAGGGAAACGAGTGGAGGCGAAGTCGCAGAAATACCAATTCGTGATTCATCACGAGGACAACTGGCTATTGTCCGGATTGAAAAAGCACGCATTCACGGTGCAGAAGCCGAACAGCAACGCCGAGTTTGCATTGACGCTCATCCCTCTCAACGTGGGCAAGCTCCCACTCCCTAGAGTCACCATCAAGCCACTTGAGGAGGGGATAATCCACAGAGTGCCGTCCACGGATACGGTACACGAAAACGGACTAGAGACAGTCTTGGTGGTGCCCGAGCTACAAAGCATtacattttctttttaa
- the ECM1 gene encoding Ecm1p — MARKISKHSRAARRGEVQLEGEAKTLANVPKGEDNDVRKSIIRTTIKNENLLAKKMENDAIRKKANKRKTSALKNKLDRNQKVEGVLATKIQQSIERAKYVQGARKSGWDQINKSIQIKKVEDLKKQQEEEPKSDEQMELEEEDAYVRDFYAGIKPEGKKEEPESLKASDQNAFALLEETEA, encoded by the exons ATGGCTAGAAAAA TCTCTAAGCACAGCAGGGCCGCTCGAAGGGGAGAGGTACAGTTGGAAGGTGAAGCTAAGACCTTGGCTAACGTGCCCAAGGGAGAAGATAACGACGTTCGTAAATCCATCATCAGAACGACAATTAAAAACGAAAACCTTTTagccaaaaaaatggaaaacGACGCTATTCGTAAGAAAGCCAATAAGAGGAAGACCAGtgcattgaagaacaagctTGATAGAAATCAGAAGGTCGAGGGAGTGTTGGCCACGAAAATCCAGCAAAGTATAGAGAGGGCAAAGTACGTTCAGGGTGCTAGAAAGCTGGGATGGGATCAGATCAACAAGAGCATTcagatcaagaaagttGAGGACCtaaagaagcagcaggaaGAGGAGCCCAAGCTGGATGAGCAAATGGAGTTAGAGGAAGAGGACGCTTATGTGAGAGACTTCTACGCCGGGATCAAGCCtgaaggcaagaaagaagagccGGAATCGCTAAAAGCTTCCGATCAGAACGCTTTCGCATTGCTCGAGGAGACTGAGGCATGA